gttgttgttgttgttgtgaatattCAGACACAACAGGTTCGGTTTTAATGTCTACGCATGATGAGGTGTCAGAAACGCAAGTCCCATGTTCCGTTTCCTTAATGGTGTGTTTCAAATCTGAGGTGTTGACCTGCTCGGTTCTTGATGTACTTCTATCAGGTAGCGTAAGTGCAACTTGTAGGTCACACACCGCCTCTGGCTCAGTATCTGCTTTAACAACCGAATCCTGTTTCAAACAAGAGGCATGTTGAGTTTCAGGCATTTGCTGAGACTCAGCGCCTGGGCGGTTGATGGACAAGGACATGGATGCCAGCCTCGACACTAtaaagggggggggagaaaaaaaaacagcaaagcgACCCATTATTCATTTTTTCACACATCAAGCAAGAAAAATCAAAAGGACAAGCGTCTGGCTTTCTCTCATGAGAGCACcacactcactttctctctcttcctccagTTTCTTCAGGGCGTCCTGTAATTTCAACCGCAGTCTCTCGTTCTCCCTCTGCGTCCGAGCCGTTTTCTCCTGATATTCCAACACCGTTTCCTTCACTACCTCCAGCACCTCCTGCACCGCCGCCGTCAGCAGCTTCACCACTCGGCAGTTCAGTCGCTCCAGTTTGGACACGTTACTGCTCCTTTGacgagatggggggggggagaagaaacCTATTTCGTAAAGTCGCTCCTTACAATTTGTCTTTGCAGTCAAGGGCAAATACAGTCCCAATTACATACCGTATAACGGCGCCCAAATTacgggcttgtcaaaaggcccaaaatagaccatacgaaaatcgcccaaattagaagaaaaaaaccctgtttcataagggtggagaacccaaaatatttttaaattaatattaaatgtcattttttagtatatatatttcaatttgttgttcagtcgcttcataacatgaagtgaacatgaaatgcgtctagcggttaccgtaaaccgtgtctgagtctctgcatacctgccaaccttgaaaaaattttatgagtacaattttacaatttcatgagttcCCCCCCCCCGCatcaacctcaccccaacccggcgcgcatgcgtccccacagaccacaaccacactttcaatccagttttattgattgaccttgggaacatagtccagttttgtaaaacattcctaatgatagactttgggaaactgttattgatggctcttgggaacttccttctgttttgaaaagcacaacaaacattaaatacatgtgcaaatgaaatgaaattaaaccagagccactctttcaaaataaataacgcATTAAATTAATacaatccccgactcgctctagccacctctggctgcactcaagtcagagaccatagacatataaacatagacgccgcattgagctggatgtcccgttgctgggatacgtcagagtgtccgccatattggatgtggcaaatcttccccgtaaaccaacgcaagtaaatggactgaacttcataaagcccctttctacaataatatttaactcgatgccttttattcacccattaagacacacacgtatatatttgggaaacaaacaggcatcaaaacaacacatataacttttaatgtgatggttataaatagtgtgcgaaataccctgtacactgcaaactagcgacagatacgcgatagatagctcaggtaagctaatcagtcagcataccgtagcaagctaccaaaacctgaggccacaataaccaacctacaagactgaatatgataaatgatggaaatagtggaaaaactggaaatagtgaatgaaaataaaaatgtactgttttatttattgagtcaccacacagacctactctcgttgaataaagtgagctgaatgagcgccaaactgagttcggccaggttctaacgtcataccaaaacaaaatacatcactgattccttcacattcagaaaggttaaaaacattcatcatacgttcaaaaacgttcatcatagtgtggcactgtattctctaattctcactgcttataactctacacctacccggtggagatgagctgggaaactgaagactgaaggaacagtattgaaaagtatttttccagtctcacctgtgaaaggtaatcccatgtgatctcgtttggacggtaaacctgttggtacagttaaacgcagcacatgaatgaggcatctttattctcggctactgtctagacgctataccagagacggctgaagaatctccactttgccacatccaatatggcggcgaggatgacgtatgattctacgcggcgtctatgtttatatgtctatgtcagagatgcgaaggaggaaggggagggggtgaagagggcagagccacatgctctggaagaggggcggggggattgggcaaagcgttccattctggctttgaattttctcacagatcagcggtatcaacttcagcgagaacttgactgaaatgcgagttcggacgatatgcgtactttttaatgtgaaaacgtacagtcgtacaatgaggtaaaaattcgtagcggctacgcaagatgcgtacaggttggcaggtctgtctctgacgtctgaatgtcgtaaaatatacttcctttgtttatgttgtgaaattctcaacgaTTCATGATAACACGTGGCTGTCGGTTTGTGATAATTCTAAGAGTAATAACTTTGTGTTGTTGAATGACTGTTATACTAATTATACTACTGGACCTATTATTAATACGTAAAGACATACTACAAACTATTTTATGTGGTTATATTATATATtgatatcttgttttattttaattgataTTATTGAATTGACATATTCTAGCTTTTTCGATATGTATCAATAGCTTAATTTAGACAGATACATACATgtcatatttttgatattttgattgttctagattattgtttcactgtttgagattttaaagttctctgctgcccatactc
Above is a genomic segment from Neoarius graeffei isolate fNeoGra1 chromosome 14, fNeoGra1.pri, whole genome shotgun sequence containing:
- the LOC132898122 gene encoding zinc finger protein 300-like isoform X1, coding for MPHSCAAFNCTNRFTVQTRSHGITFHRSSNVSKLERLNCRVVKLLTAAVQEVLEVVKETVLEYQEKTARTQRENERLRLKLQDALKKLEEEREMSRLASMSLSINRPGAESQQMPETQHASCLKQDSVVKADTEPEAVCDLQVALTLPDRSTSRTEQVNTSDLKHTIKETEHGTCVSDTSSCVDIKTEPVVSEYSQQQQQQQQTPQVMVTMGEDLRDQTTRQDDISSSVYVHSNLGTLGRCVGNSWSTVSSLQRLERQHHSPRDEEHHMCQVCGKTFSRVGNLRIHQRCHTGEKPYRCLVCGRCFSQAGDLKKHKRVHTGEKPYCCVQCGKSFSRGENLKRHQKIHIGDRLRHQNLWKDSHGLDV